Below is a window of Numenius arquata chromosome 28, bNumArq3.hap1.1, whole genome shotgun sequence DNA.
GCCGCCTGGCAGCAGCACACccttaattatagaatcatagaatcatagaatggttagagttggaagggaccttaaagatcatcgagttccaacccccctgccatgggcagggacacctccaccagaccagcttgctcaaagccccatccagcctggccttaaacacttccagggatggggcatccacaacttccctaggcaacctgttccagtgcctcaccaccctcacaggaaagaatttcctcctaatatctaatctaaatctcccctcttccaatttaaaaccatccccttgtcctgtcactacacttcctgacaaagagtccctctccggctctcctgtaggcttccttcagatattggaaggctgctatgaggtctccccggagccttctcttctccaggatgaacaaccccagctctctcagcctgtcttcataggagaggtgctccatccctctgatcatcttcgtggcccttcgctggacccattccaacaggtccatgtcctttctatgttgaggactccaaagctggacacagtattccaggtggggtctcacgagcgcagagtagagggatagaatcacctcctgcgacctgctggccacacttctcttgatgcagcccaggatgcggttggcatTATCCCGCTCTGAGCCCTCATTAGGGTGATAAGCAGTGACCGTTCTCAGCCCGCTTCACTCCAGCCAGGGACCGTAACTACTTACCGACAGGCAGGGCTTCCAGCTCTCGGTCCTGTCCCCACTCACAGCCCAGGCACTGACAGCCATCGCCTCGGCACCAAAAACCTGcccaacagggttttttttgccccagGACGAGCGCCGGGGACTCTGCATCGCTCTGCGCGGGGCACCAGGGCCAAGGGGGGGTGACAGCAGCGACTCTGCTGGGGACTTATCCACGACAGAAACATTGgggatttctgcttttctgcgggaaatactttctttttgctttccggCTGCACAAACCTGGGTGGATTTGGCTTTCCCAGGAGCAACaaactgggatttttattttttttcccataaaattgAGGgtatttttccccagcacagacCAAGAATCAGGGGTTTTGGAGTATTTTTTGTGTCCCCGCTGGGTGTGCGCAGCCCCTCGGGGGAAAGTCCCCTTTTGGGGGAATCGGCCCCAaactgggaggggaaaagggggaaggggCAGCTTTCAAAAGAACTTTTATGTCTTCAGtagagatttgggggggggggggcgagttTCTAAATCCTTCCTATAAATAGGCTTCCTTTGCATTTAAAGCCttatataaaataaacatttacacTTCTGTATCTATTtacacacaaatacatatttaGGGAATATTCACTATCTATTTACACTTACACAGAATATCTGTTCAGGCTTAGTTCTACTTGGACTTAGACATTAACACTTACATCAAATATCTATTTAGACCGTCTGCTTAGACATCTACCTTGACACTACATCTTCttataaatcaatttaaaaatctttttatattCTAAAATCTTTTGTATAGTATAGAATCACAcagtcataaaatggttagacataggtttttattttaaactcattttctaTACATAAATGAATATTGTTTTtcaatatatgtatatgtaaatgaGGGATAGTTCTGTTTTGATGCCTTACacctgtattttttaatatttaatattaaaattttttattttttttttaatattttttaatcccCCCTCATGAATTTTTAGCCATTTTAGGGGCTGTGACCCACGTCTTTTGGGAGATCCCTATCCCCACCTCACCTGCTTCTCCGCATCATTGTCCCCCCAGTGGtaccccaaatgacatcatcatcTCACAACCCCCCCATCTTTTTATTTACCCCAAAAAAGGCACAAAAGGACCAGatccagggctggccccttcccctcaagGGGGCTCCACCACCCACTGCAAACCTGGGCTGGGGCATCTATTGAGCAGCAGGAGACGCCAACAATGAGGCACCTGGAAAACACAAATCCCCGATTATAGttcagcatcttaaaaaaaaacagcacagaagagagcagaggaatTCCGTCAGagggagggacaggacaagagctgAGCGACTGGAGGATTCCGGGGAAACAGCTCAGCGCAAAATATGTCAGAGCCTGCAAAAGCCAGAGCCATCCCAACTCTTAAAGTCGGAATTAAGACTAATTGATGTGATTTTGAACACATTCTGAGTGAAACAACAAACCTTctgcccggtgctgggaaatgccTCATCCCTTCCCTTGCCCTGAGAAGGTTTGCGTTAGGTTTATATACAGCCAATAAAATACTTCTACTATAAAAGAATTTGGCTTTCCTTTGGCACTGATTTAACTTGTGCAGCTGTCAATACCATTAAACGATCCCTCTCCAAAAACCACAGTTATCATTTGACTggttatccttcccctctactctgccctggggaggccccatctggagcactgtgtccagttctgggctccccagttcaagaaggacagggaactgctggagagggtacagcagaggactacaaagatgatgaggggcctgaagcatctctcctatgagaaaaggctgagggacttggggctttttagtctagagaagagaaggctgaggggggatctgatcaacgcctataaatacttaaagggtgggtgtcaggaggacggggctggtcttttttcagtggtggccagggacaggacaagaggaaatgggcacaaacttgaatataagaagttccacctaaacacgaggaggaattTCTctactttaagggtggcagagccctggaacaggctgcccagggaggtggtggagtctccttctctggagacgttcaaaccccacctggacaccttcctctgggacctgctctgggtggccctgctctggcagggagttggggtagatgatctccagaggtcccttccaaccccatgtgattctgtgattctgtgttaccCAACGAGGAGGGACACGGGGCcaagggagatgctgctggggaaATGCGCCAGGGAAAGCCGGGCAGAAATAAAGCACTTCAGAGCCCTCCCTCTACATATCAGGAGAAAAAACACCTCAACATTCTGTcacctctttttttaaagatttagaaCAAATCCCTGCATATGCAGTTTAAACAATGCAAGTCAGTTTGTAAATGAtacaattttaacattttttttttcccaggtttcaTTTAACATAGAAAAATCGGGGAGGTAAGAGATCCCTCAAATGGTTTTACACTTGGGGTACCCAAAAGAACGGGCGGATCAGCGAGTGCTTTTGGCTGCACCAACCACACAGACAACAGGGTTTTACGGTCTCTCGCCCGTTCCAGCTGAGAACCCCAAAACCGGCGACACCACCAATGGCTGGGAGACCTTTGGAAGGAGATTCCCAGCTCCCCAGCGTATGGAAAAAGGACATTATTGAGGCAGTAACTCACCCAAACCACCCCAGGACCTGCCATCACGAGTTAAAGGCTGCTGGTGCTTCACAGGGAAGCCTGGAAAAGAGGCAGAAGCAACGCTGGAGCAAACACGGAGCTTCAGCAGCCAAAGTTTGCCCTGGGAGGGATGTTTTtcaggggaaagaagagaaaaccagCAAACTGAAAACCACAAAGGCACAGTGAGCTGCAGCCAGGGACAAACAGGTATTTGggggttgatttttttcatagttttgggttttttctgataATAAGAGGTGTTGAGTGGCTACATCTTGTGACAGATGCACAGAAAGTGCCAAACCACCAACCCTTTACAGCAACGGGGAGTGTTTTCACAGTGCTACAACCCACAAAAGCAAAGTCAGAGACCAGCTGAGCCCACAGCGAAGCAGATCCTGCCACAAAATCCTGTTTTGCTACCAAAATCCTCATTTCTTCTCTCATTCTTTAATAGCCCAGCTCGCAGATATGCTGGTGGTGGAGGGGCTGAGCATCCTCAGCATCATCCAGGCGGCTGCTGCCTCCTGACTTTCACCTTGGGAGGGGTGGGtgataaaaacccccaaattgcaTCAAATACCATTACTTTTCCCTGCAAAACACTCAGAGATAATTAATTTATTCCACACTCCTGCCCCCACCCACGGTTTTACTTCTCCAACCCCCAAAGGCGGAAAAGGGGAGAAGAACCGCGGCAATTAGCACAACAACTCCAGATGAAGAAGccactggggatggagggagatgcaCAGAGAGCACCCAAATCCCCCAGCTTAGGGGTTTGACCCCAAAGCAACCTTAACCAAGCAAGAACACTCAAGATCActaaaaaaatatggattttgGAGCTGTTTCTCCCCAGATTATCAGCTGCGCTTCCCATGACTGTCCATGGGGATGCTGCATTTTAAGCATTTCACAGGAGCACGAATCCACCTGGATCTCCTGGAAACTCACCTGTGGAAAGACTGAATAagtgattttttactttttttttgtagctgaatGCAACAAGTTTTGTGtttcttaatctgtttttctcCCCAAGAGTACttcaggcatcttttttttttggccaaaacaccttaaaaaaagcAACGTCGCTGTCAGAAACGGTTCTTTGTGAGCAGCCAAAGGGGGTGGAAGAGCAGAGcgaagctggggcagggggcaggtTTTTAGCTGTGACTCTGACAACAAAACCCCACTGACAAAACACCACCGTCAGTCTCCATGGGGTAGAAGAACTCTCTGGTGGCTCCAGTTTTAATGCCATGAGGGCAGGGACCGGCCATGGCATTGACCACAGTTTATGCCGAGACAGATGGGCCACCGCCCTCGGGTCCTGGTGGCCACGGGAATGGTCCCGGTAAGTGAATTTACTCTGTGGGTCCTTCTCCTCCTGACTCTGtatttcctctctcccccacccAATTTAGGGGGGGACCAGCAGATGTACCCCTCAATACCTGCACCCTGGTGGTGAGCTGGTCTCCCCACGGTCCCCCGCTTCTCTAAGGCCATGtagccatcctcatcctccatgaCACTGAAGAGCTGGGAGGGCAAAGGGTTGGGTacagggagcaggggacaggAAACTAAAGCTGCGATGACCTCTTAGACTGCTGACATCGAGCTGTGAACCGGCAGTGGGACCTGAGCTTCCTGACACCCTCGCAGTGAAAAGAGCTCTAAAACTGCTGGGGACGGCAGCCCTGACACCCTGGTGAGGGGCACCGGGGACGTCCAGGGGGTCACTAGAGACCTGCACACCAGGGGCTTGATGGCAACCCAAAGGTGCAACCTGAGCAGGGACTGTCCCATCACACTCTGCCCCACGCACATTGCATCTCAGTGTCTCCGTGTCCAGAGCAGGAATGGAAAACCCCAAGGGAACATCCATCGGGGGATTTTCTTTGGGAGAAGGGATCAGGAGtgcaagtggtgttctcttctgtcattccagtggcagggaaggaggagggaagcaacaaGAAGAGCGAGCAGATTAATATCTGCCTCCAAGCcacaagaggaaggaaaagcatcaGTCCAGGCTCTCAGCTCTGTCACGGCAGCTCAGAGAAACCTGCTGGGACCTTGTAGGGTCTTGGAGGCACCAGCAATCTCCAGGGACGCACGAGAATCTGCGGTTGAGTAACCAGATCCACCGGACTCCACTGATTTGAATGGGGCTTTGAAGACTGAAAAATCCCAGTGCCTCCAGGAAAGGATGAAAATGGGATGGGCGTCTCCaattctcttcttcctcagctgTCGAACTGCTAATTCTCAGAGCAATATAAATTAATGTAttgcccaaagccctgctgggaaggggctgggtctcaGATTAACCAATGAAATGGAATCAGGAAATTTCTCCCCTTCTTGTTCCTTCAAAATCGAAACAAACTTGGAGACTGAAACTGCGACAGTGGCTCTTCATGGCAGCCAGAACGCCTGAGGAAATCCTGCGGGATGAAGCCTGCTGttccatctgcctggaaatattccaggacccTGTGTCCATCCACTGCGGGCACAGCTTTTGCCGGTCGTGCATCACTCAGACCTGGGAAGGACTGACCAccaacttctcctgcccccagtgcagggagaTGGAGGCCCAGAAGAGACTCCGCCCCAACAGGGAATTGGCCAACATGATTGAAGCAGCCAAGAGCTTGAACCTGCAACGggacagagaggtggaaggaggggagaacGTTTGCAAGGAGcaccaggaacccctgaagctcttctgccaagatgACCAAAGGCTTATCTGCGTGGTGTGTGACAAGTCCAAGGTGCACCgtgaccattctgtggttcccgtGGGCGAAGCTGCCCAAGAGTACAAGGTGAGGGGGTTATGGGTGTGTTGAGGCACAAAGGGCCAGAAGCTCCTAGTGCTGCTGCTCTTGATGGGTGGAGATACCCATATAGTATTTGGCCTGTGGGATAAACCTCCTGTGAACTCACCCATCCTTGTCTCTTGCTACCaactcttgaggtggcattgcctgtcctgaggaagaggtggacaTAGGAGCACCATGCTCTTGGGGACCAAGGGGTCCTCTACTCTAGGGTTCAAGCATGAGCAGAGGCTTAGGCAAGGGTAAGAAACAGAGGTGTAGGATTTCTCCCCACCACAATCCCTTGGACACATTTTAACCTCATGATTTGCAGTGCCAGGGGTTTCCTGAGCCTCAGCAGGGTTTGTTTATCCAGCTAAAAGGATAAACTAATCATCCTAAAAGGATGTAAAAGGCTATCTCCTGAGGGTGCGGGTCCCTTatcaaggtcagctctgctgaagatcagtaggaaaggagagaaagagatcctcagcccttctcccaccccacagctccctgaaatgccTTGACCttcataaaaatagaaaaagaaaaaaaataaaaaacaaaggaaaaaataaaaacaaaggaagaaaaggggaaaaaagggaaaagaaagggaaaaaaaagaataaaggcgAGGTAAATCGCCTTGAAACAGTCACGGGGGTCACAAAACTCTGCCAACACTTAACCCAAGAGCCACCAAGAGTTCCCCATTGCTTCTGCTGAGGGTGCCAGACCACGATGCCATTCAACAagggacttctttctttcctctcagaaacaaATTGAGACCCAGCTGCACCTTCTGAAATCAGAGCAAGAGGCGCTTCAATCTTCCGTGAAGGACAGACAAGAGAGAATCAAGgaccacactgtaggtgcccatcagttttcctgggcagagggtgggggaagaaaggaggaccatctcctcttcctcctctcccccaggggtgggtgatgctcaaggggtgtggggaagggagaggggctttgTATCTTCCCCAAAGGCCTCTTTTTGGTGGATcccactaaggcatggcccacccttgacTCTTGATGCTCttgtcctgctctctgcttccctttccccgcttcggcttgcccttggcagaagaggacagaagctgcaaagcaggagattGTGACAACATATAGGAAGTTGCATGAGATCCTGGAGAAAGAGGAATCCTCTTttctggcccagctggagcagctggacacagagatAAGGAAAGCGCATGAAGAAATCTGCCAGAAGCTTTTGGAGGAGACAACGAGCCTGGGCACGCTGAttgaggagatggagaggacataccAGCAGTCAGGctgggagctcctgaaggtgagagcccaggctttccaaacttgctgtgaaggccTCGTTGAGCTTGGTCTCTTTTCTACCCCAACCTGCTCAAAGAGGGCCTTCATTAGAGTGGGACCCcggtactccaaggggaggtattccatgtcactgagtctctttttctctctcatccaggacatcggaaccaccttgagcaggtatgtggtccttctcctgtcagcatgtcaccaccacagagcagctctgtggcaggacactgggagaaagcacgtAGGGACAGGTTGGCTCTTCTGCAATACAGCCTTTGGACTTGACTGaggccacggggggttggaaggagggctctgcctctctctccttaatTCATGATGAATTTGGACAGGGACTGtcaggaggcagggctggggcaagccaggaaggcagcccctggggtggATCCACAGGGTCCATGGCCAGGCATGGATGCTCCTCCCAATCAGCTTGCAAAAGGGCTGGATGCTCCAGGGCTGAGCTTCAGTGGAGCCCCTGGAGCAGGggtggggctgtggggtcccaggggggtctgCTCAGGGCTGTTAATTCCCATGAGGACCCTGAGACAACCACCTCAGCCTTTCACAGCTGAAGCAAATCAATGAACATCTCCAAGGGGTGTGTGTGATCCTGCTGTGACATTTGCTGTCTGAGATGTGCGAGATGGGGCAGAGCCATTGCCTTCCCTCCACTAATTCTCCCCCAGGGATTGCTGAGAAAACAGGGAGCAGCAAACTCCAGCCACATGTgaatccatcccctcttcccttccaggggccagagggaaacCCTCTCCCACTCGCTTGATATTTCCCCGGAGCTCgaaaagaaattctgtgatttcacagagaAAACCACAGCCATCAAGGAGGCTCTGGAGAAATTCCAAGGTACCGTGCACAGGTCCAGAAAGGAAAATGCCAtcgtgcttcttggtggggagggaggcatTGAAAACCCAGGAAAGAAACgcatcctgggtgctgaatgaggggttATTTCTTTCAAGATCCCACAATGAGACAGCGAAGGAGCAGGGAgcgttggtctgatgttccctgcctgtcctcccgttcttctcctctgcctcctcaagtttctTGACATTCCCCCAAGCCTGTTCCTGACTCTCTGGACTTTTGCAGAAACCTACAATCAGACCAACTGATCTTTCTGCCTTTCacgtttttctctttcctctagaCTTACTGGCCTTAGAACTTCCATTGACAAGTAAGTGAACGGAACGCGTGCCCAACCGAGTCACCATATGAAATcaaaaatatagtaaaaaaagctctgctgccttcccccACCCTTCTCCCAtcctggtcccaccaccaggcAATGCCTGGAGGGGTCCCAACTGtgtcagagggatgggaagggagagaaaaagccctgtgccccccaagATCTGCTGCAatgagcctgactctctctccacctccagcacagatgacACTGGACCCGGAGACAGCCAATGCCAGGCTTTATCTCTCAGAAGACTGCAAGCTCGTGTGGTTGGGAAGCCATGAGCAGGACCTGCCCTCCAACCCGGAGAGGTTCAAAGTCAATCCCTGTGTGCTGGGCTCAAGGGGATTCACATCGGGCTGGCACCGTTGGGACGTGGAGATCTGTAGAGAGGGTGTGTGGGCCCTTGGGGTGGTCAAGGAGTCGGTTCCAAGGAAGTGTTTTTTGCCCATTGGTCCTGAAGACAACATATGGACTGTGTGTCATAAGCAAGATGGGTACAAGGCTCTGACATTTCCTGATGTCACCCCCTTAACTCTAAACAGTGTCCCCAAGCGGATACGAATCTGCTTGGATTGTGAGAaagggagggtggtgttttttgaTGCCCTGAGCAAAGAACAGATCTTTGATTTTCCACAGGCAtctttccaaggggagagagtcttcccCTGGTTCCTGGTGAAGGCGGATGCTCAACTCAAACTTCTTCCCTAAcgcacaggacaaaaaaaaaagaaaaccccaaagccatcaacttacccttgggaaagaaaccagggaCTGGGTTTTGTCCCAAtcccaccaaagggacaggaaagggtagtGGTGTTCAGGTTCCTTTCCTTTAGTGCAAAATCGGAGCATTTCTGTgtcttaaataatattttgatcaTTTAATTGCTTAATGACTGTTCCTGGGTGCCTGCAAACTTGCCCCGATGGGGAGTTAAAAGTAAATGTGCAATTCTAAGTCATTTCTGccttgtgtgtgtgcttttcctatggtttttatttcctctgggttttctttggaagttgcttaagagaactggaggaaggaaaagtcatcctCCTTCCTCTCGaaaacccactgcacagggagatgagaaACCTGAGTTTTCTGCCCTCTCAAACCCAGAGAGTCTGTGGGAATAGAGGTGGGGAAAAGTCAGCCGCAAGCCAGGAGCTGGATTCCTTTGCAGCTGGGTCCCATCCTGACTCCATGTGCAAAGGGGGAGTCAGAATTggccagaaacacctggaaatggAACTGCTTCTTTTGGTGCTGGCTTAGGGTGagccctgacacactgggctttaGTCAAGGAAGAGGCTGGACTTGTTCCTTGAGAAtatacagcagagccaggggttcagatgaaggtccatcaagtccttgtcctgtccccaaaaGTCGATTCCTGGGAAAGCAGATAAAAGCAGGGCGAGGATGCCTATAGCTCCAGGAGCCCCAGGAACCCAACCTCAATgggtaattaaacaattaaaaggaTACAAAGAGAGGTACGGAAGGATGTTAGAGTCCTCCCAAACAGCCCTACAAAGGCTCTCCTGAAAGCTGCTGAGGTCCTTCTTGAGCCCTATCCAGGTCCTGTCACCCCTGATATCTCAGAGGCTTTTTCAGCCACTGcttgtctcccacccccagctgcaccacagcctctctgaggtgccaccagggcgtgaaactcctcttccagctcctgttgAGTCACCAAATCCACCAGACTCCATTGCTTCGAAGGggctttggagactgaaaaatccTGGTGCCTTCAGGAAAGGGTGAAAATGGGATGGCCGTCTCCAATTGCCTTCCTCCTCAGCTGTGGAACTGCTACTTCCTGGAGCAATATAAGTTAATATATTACGTAAAGCCCTGCTGGAAAGGGGCTGGGTCTCAGATTAACCAATGGTGTAGAATCAGGAAGAGAAACCTCTCTCCTTCCTGATCACTTGAGAACAAAAGGAACTCGGTCgctcttcatggcagccaggaTGCCTGTGGAAAGCCCCCAggatgaagcctgctgctccatctgcctggaaatatCCCAGGACCCTGTGTTCATCCACTGCGGGCACAGATTGTGCCAGTCATGCATCACTTGGAACAGGGAAGGACTGACCAccaacttctcctgcccccagtgcagggagaCGGGGGCCCAGAAGAGACTCCGCCCCAACAGGGAGTTGGCCAAGGTCAGCGAAGTAGCCAAGGGCCTGAACCTGCAACCGGtcagagaggtggaaggaggggagaacttGTGTGAGAAGcaccaggaacccctgaagctcttctgccaagagGACCAAAGGCTTATCTGCGTGGTGTGTGACAAGTCCAAAGTGCACCATAGCCATTCTGTGGTTCccatggaagaggctgcccaggagtacaaggtgaggggTTTATGGGCGTGTTGAAGGGACAAAGGTCCAGAATCTCCTGGTGTTGCTGCTCTTGATGGGTGGAGATACCCGTACAGCCTTTGGCCTGTGGGATAAACCCCCTGTGGAGTCACCCATCCTTGTCTCTTGCTACCaactcttgaggtggcattgcctgTCCTGAGGAAGGGATGGATGTAGGAGCACCACGCTCTTGGGGACCAAGGCGTCCTCTCCCCCAGGGATCAGGCATGAGCAGAGGCTTAGGCAAGGGTAAGAAACAGAGGTGTAGGATTTCTCCCCACCACAATCCCTTGGACACATTTTAACCTCACGATTTGCAGTGCCAGGGGTTTCCTGGCAAGTAGTGTCATTCCAGTGgcagggaaggatgagggaagcaaaaagaagagccagcagatccatacGTGGCTCCAAgcctggtgtcagcagcaggactttggtttttttgaccAGGGGATGCTTACATGCCACCAGGTCTGCTGGAAACAGAGGGGGTACAcctatctcaaagggggaaaaggatctttgcacaggagttggcagggctcatggAAAGGGCCTTAAACtggatttgaagggggaaggggatgtaACCAGTAGCGGAGACCCGAGGATCATTGATGGGCTAGAAACTATGGATGCACCCAGGAATGGTCAAGTAGAAGCTAAGGCTTCTCCCAGAAAAAAGGTGGGAAggccccagcagcccagctgaagtgcttctacactaacgcacgcagcatgggcagggggactggggggcagggccaacaaggctgatatttgatggttggactagatgatcttaaaggtcccttccaaccttgacaattctgattctatgattctatgatatcacgGTAGGACTCTGTtccagaccacccaaccaggatgttgaggcagatgaaatattctatcagcagctgggagagatctcaaaatcactagcccttgtcctggtgggagacttcaacctacctgCTATCAGTTGGGcccacaatacagctgagagggaacaggctgggaggttcctggagtgtgttggggagaACTGCCTGacacagctgggctgggagcttcctggagtgtgttggggagaACTGCCTGacacagctgggctgggagctgactagggaaggagccctgctggacctgctgttgGCCAACAGAGAAGCACTTGTAGGAGGTGTGAGGGTTGGAGGCCACCTTGGGCATAGTGAGGATGAAACGATAGAGTTTTCgattctcagagaagcaaggaggggggtcagcagaactgccaccatggactttcAGAGGGTGGACTCTGGTCTTTTgaggagcctgcttgacagagtcccttgggaggcaaaggagtccaggaaggctggatgtttctcaagaaggaagttttaaaggcgcaggagcaggctgtccccaggagCTGAAAAAGGagctgttgggggaaaaaaacagtctggctgaacagagagatacGGTCACAACTtaggggaaaaaggagagtttatggtctttaTTGTTTATTGTGAAAGGCAGGatctgcttgacaaacctgatctccttctatgagaaggtgacccacttggtggatgagggaaaggctgtggatgttctCTACCTTGAcattagtaaggcctttgatgctGTTTCCTACGGTGTTCTCCTGAAATAAACTGGCTGCcggtggcttggatgggaggactctttGCTAAGTGGAGAACTGGCTGGatgccaggcccagagagtggtggtgaatggagttgaATCCAGTTGGTGggcagtcaccagtggtgttccccagggctgggtcctggggccagttctcttcaatgtctttatcaatgatctgggtaaggggattgagtgcaccctcagtaagttcgcagacgacaccgaGTTGGgtggagtgttgatctgcctgagggtaggaacgctctacagaggggtctggacaggctggatccacgGGCCCAGGCCACTGGTCAACAAAGGCAAGGGCCGGGTCCTTCCCCTatgtcacaccaatcccatggatgctccaggctggggaagagtggctgcagctgccccaaggaaaaggacctgggggtgttggtcgactgttggctgaacatgagccagcagcgtgcccaagaggccaagaaggccaacagcatcctggcctgtgttaGGAACAGTGTGtacagcaggactggggcagtgactgtccccctgtactgggcactggtgaggtcccatctcaAGGGCtcggtccagttttgggcccttcatgataggaaagacactgaggtgctggagcgtgtccagagaagggcaacgaagctggtgaggggtctggagtcttgtgaggagcggctgagggagctgggggtgttcagcctggagaaaaggaggctgaggggagaccttctcgctctctccaactccctggagggaaggtgtagccggggggggggggggtctgtctct
It encodes the following:
- the LOC141476192 gene encoding E3 ubiquitin-protein ligase TRIM7-like encodes the protein MAARTPEEILRDEACCSICLEIFQDPVSIHCGHSFCRSCITQTWEGLTTNFSCPQCREMEAQKRLRPNRELANMIEAAKSLNLQRDREVEGGENVCKEHQEPLKLFCQDDQRLICVVCDKSKVHRDHSVVPVGEAAQEYKKQIETQLHLLKSEQEALQSSVKDRQERIKDHTKRTEAAKQEIVTTYRKLHEILEKEESSFLAQLEQLDTEIRKAHEEICQKLLEETTSLGTLIEEMERTYQQSGWELLKDIGTTLSRGQRETLSHSLDISPELEKKFCDFTEKTTAIKEALEKFQDLLALELPLTTQMTLDPETANARLYLSEDCKLVWLGSHEQDLPSNPERFKVNPCVLGSRGFTSGWHRWDVEICREGVWALGVVKESVPRKCFLPIGPEDNIWTVCHKQDGYKALTFPDVTPLTLNSVPKRIRICLDCEKGRVVFFDALSKEQIFDFPQASFQGERVFPWFLVKADAQLKLLP
- the LOC141476193 gene encoding zinc finger protein RFP-like, with protein sequence MAARMPVESPQDEACCSICLEISQDPVFIHCGHRLCQSCITWNREGLTTNFSCPQCRETGAQKRLRPNRELAKVSEVAKGLNLQPVREVEGGENLCEKHQEPLKLFCQEDQRLICVVCDKSKVHHSHSVVPMEEAAQEYKKQIETQLHLLKSEQEALQSSVKDRQERIKDHTERTEAAKQKIVMTFRQLHEILEKQESSLLAQLEQLDTEIMNAHEETLQRLLVETTEELRPEQ